The following proteins are co-located in the Agromyces laixinhei genome:
- a CDS encoding LysE/ArgO family amino acid transporter gives MPLSSALAGFGLGLSLIVAIGAQNVFVMRQGIRREHVFAVTAICALSDLALIMVGVSGVGVVLAAVPWLVDVIRWAGAAFLVAYGVLAARRALRPNGQALDATAPEPRHGTDSGATTTLTRRHTGTGLAAAVLTCLALTWLNPHVYLDTVFLLGSVANTHGDGRWAFAAGAGVASLVWFFGLAYGARLLGGVLASPRAWRVLDAVIAVVMVGLGVMLVLPR, from the coding sequence GTGCCCCTCTCCTCCGCGCTCGCCGGCTTCGGCCTCGGCCTCTCGCTCATCGTCGCGATCGGCGCGCAGAACGTCTTCGTGATGCGCCAGGGCATCCGGCGCGAGCACGTCTTCGCGGTGACGGCCATCTGCGCGCTGAGCGACCTCGCGCTGATCATGGTCGGCGTCTCGGGCGTCGGCGTCGTGCTCGCGGCCGTGCCGTGGCTCGTCGACGTCATCCGGTGGGCGGGTGCGGCGTTCCTCGTCGCGTACGGAGTGCTCGCCGCGCGCCGCGCGCTTCGCCCGAACGGGCAGGCACTCGACGCGACCGCGCCGGAGCCCCGGCACGGCACCGACTCGGGCGCGACGACGACGCTCACCCGGCGGCACACCGGCACCGGGCTCGCGGCTGCGGTGCTGACCTGCCTCGCCCTCACCTGGCTGAACCCGCACGTCTACCTCGACACGGTGTTCCTGCTCGGCTCGGTCGCCAACACGCACGGAGACGGCCGCTGGGCCTTCGCCGCGGGAGCCGGTGTCGCGAGCCTCGTCTGGTTCTTCGGCCTCGCCTACGGCGCGCGGCTGCTCGGCGGCGTGCTCGCGAGCCCGCGCGCATGGCGGGTGCTCGATGCGGTCATCGCGGTCGTCATGGTCGGGCTCGGCGTCATGCTCGTGCTGCCGCGCTGA
- the secE gene encoding preprotein translocase subunit SecE, protein MARKVIDEPSEDVVANAKRERASRRNPFSRVALFIRQVIAELKKVVTPTRKELISFTTVVLVFVIIMMAIVWVFDQVFSVAVLYVFGTPGV, encoded by the coding sequence GTGGCACGCAAAGTAATCGACGAACCGAGTGAAGACGTCGTCGCCAACGCGAAGCGCGAACGCGCATCGCGTCGGAACCCCTTTTCGCGCGTCGCCCTGTTCATCCGGCAGGTCATCGCCGAACTGAAGAAGGTCGTCACGCCGACCCGCAAAGAGCTCATCAGTTTCACGACTGTCGTGCTCGTGTTCGTCATCATCATGATGGCGATCGTGTGGGTGTTCGACCAGGTGTTCAGCGTGGCAGTGCTGTACGTCTTCGGAACACCGGGGGTCTGA
- the dgt gene encoding dGTP triphosphohydrolase codes for MTIDRASRLVPEPRSSADVTGEHSQFRLDLERIRFSPYFSRLSAVTQVIAQPGAGPLIHNRLTHSIKVTAVARAIAVKLSDAASPARDFALEHGCDAVVVQAAASAHDLGHPPFGHLGERVLDRLSRETLGLVDGFEGNAQSYRILTALDVSAAAPLGLNLTAAVRTAVAKYPWTRYVDAASLGTGPLPRGLRRTEQGIEVVKYSAYGIDALDLEQARSGLPPMQQSLECSIMDIADDVAYSIHDVDDFYRAGVLSQGAVAREFRGWAMTGSKLRALDGAALTARTAPPGSALESLRRKFARDDPWVADDDAFAEAVAVVADDLVDGLLATPFDGSIASERALSSFTNRWISHLQSSVVPAPHDVARSGLVTLDRRAWHEVEILKFVHRHFILDRADIVMYQRGLSRVLARAVKGLTAWATDEHDRDRVPQRLKELVEIATDGYASLRDGRPDGVPIPAAGDVRRLGVGRGVIDYVASLSDDQALAVSEALDGRPDRLWDIGQNL; via the coding sequence ATGACCATCGACCGCGCGTCGCGCCTCGTCCCCGAGCCGCGCAGCAGCGCGGACGTCACCGGGGAGCATTCGCAGTTCCGCCTCGACCTCGAGCGCATCAGGTTCTCGCCGTACTTCTCGCGCCTCTCCGCCGTCACCCAGGTGATCGCACAGCCGGGGGCCGGCCCCCTCATCCACAACCGGCTCACGCACTCGATCAAGGTCACCGCGGTCGCGCGGGCGATCGCGGTGAAGCTGTCGGATGCCGCGTCGCCGGCCCGTGACTTCGCACTCGAGCACGGCTGCGATGCCGTCGTCGTGCAGGCCGCCGCGAGCGCCCACGACCTCGGGCACCCGCCCTTCGGCCACCTCGGCGAGCGCGTGCTCGACCGCCTCTCACGCGAGACCCTCGGGCTCGTCGACGGCTTCGAGGGCAATGCGCAGAGCTACCGGATCCTCACGGCCCTCGACGTGAGCGCGGCCGCGCCGCTCGGGCTCAACCTCACGGCCGCCGTGCGTACGGCCGTCGCGAAGTATCCGTGGACGCGATACGTCGACGCGGCGTCGCTGGGCACCGGGCCGCTGCCGCGCGGGCTGCGGCGCACCGAGCAGGGCATCGAGGTCGTGAAGTACTCGGCCTACGGCATCGATGCCCTCGATCTCGAGCAGGCGCGATCCGGGCTTCCGCCCATGCAGCAGTCGCTCGAGTGCTCGATCATGGACATCGCCGACGACGTCGCCTACTCGATCCACGATGTCGACGACTTCTACCGCGCCGGCGTGCTCAGCCAGGGCGCCGTCGCGCGGGAGTTCCGCGGCTGGGCGATGACCGGGTCGAAGCTCCGCGCGCTCGACGGCGCGGCCCTCACCGCGCGCACGGCCCCGCCCGGCAGCGCCCTCGAGTCGCTGCGCCGCAAGTTCGCTCGCGACGACCCGTGGGTCGCCGACGACGACGCCTTCGCCGAGGCCGTCGCCGTCGTGGCCGACGACCTCGTCGACGGACTGCTCGCGACGCCCTTCGACGGATCGATCGCCTCGGAGCGGGCGCTCTCGTCGTTCACGAATCGCTGGATCAGCCACCTGCAGTCGTCAGTCGTGCCTGCGCCGCACGACGTCGCGCGCTCGGGCCTCGTGACCCTCGACCGCCGCGCCTGGCACGAGGTCGAGATCCTGAAGTTCGTGCACCGGCACTTCATCCTCGACCGGGCCGACATCGTCATGTACCAGCGCGGGCTCAGCCGGGTGCTCGCGCGCGCCGTCAAGGGGCTCACCGCGTGGGCGACCGACGAGCACGATCGCGACCGCGTGCCGCAGCGGCTGAAGGAACTCGTGGAGATCGCGACCGACGGATACGCGTCGCTCCGCGACGGTCGCCCCGACGGCGTCCCGATCCCCGCGGCCGGCGATGTGCGCCGTCTCGGAGTCGGCCGCGGGGTGATCGACTACGTCGCCTCGCTCTCCGACGATCAGGCCCTCGCGGTGTCGGAGGCGCTCGACGGCCGCCCCGACCGGCTCTGGGACATCGGCCAGAACCTCTGA
- the nusG gene encoding transcription termination/antitermination protein NusG, protein MSRTERDDVDWATAAEQSAEDDEAQTGKVLEHDEHAVEAAEHRAVHVVDDGEEVDLDAVLDAIAESNDPEADAVVDDALDIDSADEAEAAAEAVIEEDEEETDPYAEFRAELRFLPGKWYVIHSYAGFERRVKANIEQRRESMAMADYVYQVEVPMEDVVEIKNGQRKMVTRVRIPGYVLVRMDLNEDSWSVIRHTPGVTGFVGNAHNPTPLRFEEAFGMLKSLVEIKDVAPVKGAKAGAATGAARAIPAEVDFEVGETITIKDGSFAGLPGTISEIKPESGKLIVLVSLFERETPVELSFDQVTKL, encoded by the coding sequence GTGTCAAGGACTGAGCGCGACGACGTCGACTGGGCCACGGCTGCCGAGCAGTCGGCCGAAGACGACGAGGCGCAGACGGGCAAGGTGCTCGAGCACGACGAGCACGCGGTCGAAGCGGCCGAGCACCGTGCCGTGCACGTCGTCGACGACGGCGAAGAGGTCGATCTCGATGCGGTGCTCGACGCGATCGCCGAGTCGAACGACCCCGAGGCCGACGCCGTGGTCGACGACGCTCTCGACATCGACTCGGCCGACGAGGCCGAGGCCGCTGCCGAAGCCGTCATCGAAGAAGACGAAGAAGAGACCGACCCGTACGCGGAGTTCCGCGCCGAGCTTCGTTTCCTCCCCGGCAAGTGGTACGTCATCCACTCCTACGCGGGCTTCGAGCGCCGCGTGAAGGCGAACATCGAACAGCGCCGTGAGTCGATGGCCATGGCCGACTACGTCTACCAGGTCGAAGTGCCGATGGAAGACGTCGTCGAGATCAAGAACGGCCAGCGCAAGATGGTCACGCGCGTCCGCATCCCCGGCTACGTGCTCGTGCGCATGGACCTCAACGAGGACTCGTGGTCGGTCATCCGCCACACCCCGGGCGTGACCGGCTTCGTCGGCAACGCGCACAACCCGACCCCCCTTCGCTTCGAAGAGGCCTTCGGCATGCTGAAGAGCCTCGTCGAGATCAAGGATGTCGCCCCAGTGAAGGGCGCGAAGGCGGGCGCCGCCACCGGCGCAGCCCGTGCGATCCCCGCCGAGGTCGACTTCGAGGTCGGCGAGACGATCACCATCAAGGACGGCTCGTTCGCGGGCCTGCCAGGCACGATCAGCGAGATCAAGCCCGAGAGCGGCAAGCTCATCGTGCTCGTCTCGCTCTTCGAGCGCGAGACCCCGGTCGAGCTCAGCTTCGACCAGGTCACCAAGCTCTAG
- a CDS encoding LPXTG cell wall anchor domain-containing protein translates to MALERRTTRFAAIGAAIAMGGGLALVGAAPAQAFDSPEVAEYVAAADIRPDESTYVGWHDGAAAGGSFADATDGDWGLDLAGKVQVLNGFDEDADNGDLRDLIAGGIQWSASNAYFQIPLFYDDAAGAQQYTTLRPADPVQSYADLGQQWTTSKAIAGTAYAANATDTLENLLAAIEGANPAADDITLLGYGVFVNSGATGNLYSIKWGSQLTLFGQPEAAPELGAAPFADSTALAEYIENEYQGTIYDGGTFTQGTAGQLSVDMGEAWEGAGAWAAFTFFNVYAYSTPVPVGVYQTDNTGLLTVPLSVETLAALTPGEHLVTVTYAIGSSEEAQNYADAIVKINVLAAPATGAGAAGPALAETGFDATLPLVGGALLLAAGAVLVYRRRAGASA, encoded by the coding sequence ATGGCCCTCGAACGACGTACGACCAGATTCGCCGCCATCGGCGCCGCCATCGCGATGGGCGGTGGCCTGGCACTCGTCGGCGCCGCGCCGGCGCAGGCCTTCGATTCCCCTGAGGTGGCCGAGTACGTCGCGGCCGCCGACATCCGCCCCGATGAATCGACGTACGTCGGCTGGCACGACGGCGCCGCAGCGGGGGGTTCGTTCGCCGACGCCACCGACGGCGATTGGGGACTCGACCTCGCCGGCAAGGTGCAGGTCCTCAACGGCTTCGACGAGGACGCCGACAACGGCGACCTGCGCGACCTGATCGCCGGCGGCATCCAGTGGAGCGCGAGCAACGCCTACTTCCAGATCCCGCTCTTCTACGACGACGCTGCCGGCGCACAGCAGTACACGACCCTACGTCCGGCGGATCCGGTCCAGAGCTATGCCGACCTCGGCCAGCAGTGGACGACGAGCAAGGCGATCGCCGGAACCGCATACGCCGCGAACGCCACCGACACCCTCGAGAACCTGCTCGCCGCGATCGAGGGTGCGAACCCCGCCGCCGACGACATCACGCTGCTCGGCTACGGCGTCTTCGTCAATAGCGGTGCGACCGGCAACCTGTACAGCATCAAGTGGGGCTCGCAGCTGACCCTCTTCGGTCAGCCCGAGGCCGCACCGGAGCTCGGCGCAGCTCCCTTCGCCGACTCCACCGCGCTCGCCGAGTACATCGAGAACGAGTACCAGGGCACGATCTATGACGGCGGCACGTTCACGCAGGGCACTGCCGGTCAGCTCTCCGTCGACATGGGCGAGGCATGGGAAGGCGCCGGCGCATGGGCGGCGTTCACCTTCTTCAACGTGTACGCGTACTCGACTCCCGTTCCCGTCGGCGTGTACCAGACCGACAACACCGGGCTCCTCACCGTGCCGCTGTCGGTTGAGACGCTCGCCGCGCTCACGCCCGGCGAGCACCTGGTCACGGTGACCTACGCGATCGGCAGCAGCGAGGAGGCGCAGAACTACGCCGACGCGATCGTGAAGATCAACGTCCTCGCAGCGCCCGCCACGGGTGCCGGCGCGGCCGGGCCCGCCCTCGCCGAGACCGGCTTCGACGCGACCCTGCCGCTCGTCGGCGGTGCACTGCTGCTCGCAGCCGGTGCGGTGCTCGTCTACCGTCGTCGCGCAGGCGCTTCGGCCTGA
- a CDS encoding pyridoxal phosphate-dependent aminotransferase, whose amino-acid sequence MTEKPRLSARIAAIAESATLKVDAKAKALQAEGRPVISYAAGEPDFATPEYIVEAALAATHDPKNYRYTPAAGLPDLREAVAAKTLRDSGLEVSPGQVVVTNGGKQAVYQAFQALLDPGDEVLVPAPYWTTYPEAIKLAGGRQVDVFAGADQGYLVTVEQLEAARTDRTKVLLFVSPSNPTGAVYSPEQTRAIGEWALEHGLWVVSDEIYQNLTYGPIDGDADAPAPRAASIVEAVPELANQTILVNGVAKTYAMTGWRLGWMVGPADIIKGAANLQSHLSSNVSNISQRAAIAALNGPQDAVEEMRRAFDRRRRTIVAELSKIDGLTVPVPEGAFYVYPDVTGLLGRTWGGVTPTTSLELADLILDQAEVAAVPGEAFGPSGYLRLSYALGDAPLLEGVQRLQRLFA is encoded by the coding sequence GTGACCGAGAAGCCGCGCCTGTCCGCCCGTATCGCCGCCATCGCCGAGTCTGCGACCCTCAAGGTCGATGCGAAGGCGAAGGCCCTCCAGGCCGAGGGGCGCCCGGTCATCTCGTACGCGGCGGGCGAGCCCGACTTCGCCACGCCCGAGTACATCGTCGAGGCGGCGCTCGCGGCGACGCACGACCCGAAGAACTACCGCTACACCCCGGCGGCGGGCCTTCCCGATCTGCGCGAGGCCGTCGCCGCGAAGACGCTTCGCGACTCGGGCCTCGAGGTCTCGCCCGGTCAGGTCGTCGTGACCAACGGTGGCAAGCAGGCGGTCTACCAGGCGTTCCAGGCGCTCCTCGACCCGGGCGACGAGGTGCTCGTGCCTGCGCCGTACTGGACCACCTACCCCGAGGCGATCAAGCTCGCCGGCGGTCGCCAGGTCGACGTGTTCGCGGGCGCCGACCAGGGCTACCTCGTCACGGTCGAACAGCTCGAGGCCGCCCGCACCGACCGCACGAAGGTGCTGCTCTTCGTCTCACCGTCGAACCCGACGGGCGCGGTGTACTCACCCGAGCAGACCCGTGCGATCGGCGAGTGGGCGCTCGAGCACGGCCTCTGGGTCGTCTCCGACGAGATCTACCAGAACCTGACGTACGGGCCGATCGACGGCGATGCGGATGCCCCTGCGCCGCGCGCCGCCTCCATCGTCGAAGCCGTGCCCGAGCTCGCCAACCAGACGATCCTCGTCAACGGCGTCGCGAAGACCTATGCGATGACCGGCTGGCGGCTCGGCTGGATGGTGGGGCCCGCCGACATCATCAAGGGCGCCGCGAACCTGCAGTCGCATCTCTCGTCGAACGTGTCGAACATCTCGCAGCGCGCGGCGATCGCAGCGCTGAACGGCCCCCAAGACGCCGTGGAGGAGATGCGCCGGGCCTTCGACCGTCGCCGCCGCACGATCGTCGCCGAGCTCTCGAAGATCGACGGGCTCACGGTGCCGGTGCCCGAGGGAGCGTTCTACGTCTACCCCGACGTCACGGGCCTGCTCGGCCGAACCTGGGGCGGGGTCACGCCCACGACCTCGCTCGAACTCGCCGACCTGATCCTCGACCAGGCCGAGGTGGCTGCGGTGCCCGGCGAGGCATTCGGCCCCTCGGGCTACCTGCGTCTCAGCTACGCGCTCGGCGACGCCCCGCTGCTCGAGGGTGTGCAGCGCCTGCAGCGACTCTTCGCGTAG
- a CDS encoding LysR family transcriptional regulator ArgP encodes MEIPFDLARTLAVVIDEGTFDAAARRLRITPSAVSQRVKALEQQLGRVLVVRSKPARATEAGAPIVRLARQVALLEHDALAEFGLDEASARPISLALAVNADSLATWFLPALARVGERRSVVFDLHRDDQDFTAGLLESGTVLGAVTSQSAPVAGCLVRPLGVMRYEAVATPAFAERWSLMSHAAAHAAHAALAEAPLVDFDRRDDLQRAHLSACGVDPDGPPRHFVPASSDFASAVKLGLGWGMLPGIQAADELERGALVRIGGTPIDVPLFWQQWNLRSALLTAVADELAVEARTALANP; translated from the coding sequence ATGGAGATTCCGTTCGACCTCGCCCGCACCCTCGCCGTCGTCATCGACGAGGGCACCTTCGACGCGGCGGCACGGCGGTTGCGCATCACGCCGTCGGCGGTCTCCCAGCGCGTCAAGGCACTCGAGCAGCAGCTCGGGCGCGTGCTCGTCGTGCGCTCGAAGCCGGCCCGGGCCACCGAGGCCGGTGCACCCATCGTGCGACTCGCGCGCCAGGTCGCGCTGCTCGAACACGACGCCCTCGCCGAGTTCGGGCTCGACGAGGCATCCGCTCGGCCGATCTCGCTCGCCCTCGCGGTCAATGCCGACTCGCTCGCGACGTGGTTCCTTCCGGCGCTGGCCCGCGTGGGGGAGCGCCGCTCCGTCGTGTTCGACCTGCACCGCGACGATCAGGACTTCACCGCGGGGCTGCTCGAGTCGGGCACGGTGCTGGGTGCGGTGACCTCGCAGTCCGCCCCGGTGGCCGGATGCCTCGTGCGCCCCCTCGGCGTGATGCGCTACGAGGCCGTGGCCACGCCCGCGTTCGCGGAGCGCTGGAGCCTCATGTCACATGCCGCTGCGCACGCTGCGCACGCTGCGCTCGCCGAGGCGCCGCTCGTCGATTTCGACCGACGCGACGACCTGCAACGCGCACACCTGTCGGCATGCGGCGTCGACCCCGACGGGCCGCCGCGGCACTTCGTGCCGGCGTCGAGCGATTTCGCGTCGGCGGTCAAGCTCGGGCTCGGCTGGGGCATGCTGCCCGGGATCCAGGCGGCCGACGAGCTCGAACGCGGCGCCCTCGTGCGCATCGGCGGCACGCCGATCGACGTGCCGCTCTTCTGGCAGCAGTGGAACCTGCGCTCGGCTCTGCTGACCGCCGTCGCCGACGAACTGGCGGTCGAGGCGCGCACCGCGCTCGCGAACCCGTGA
- a CDS encoding ABC transporter ATP-binding protein, with translation MDNTHTDAAVRIRGLRKVYGEVTAVDDLDLDIAHGETFALLGPNGAGKSTTVEILEGYRLRTSGEVSVLGVDPARGGLDWKSRIGIVLQTSGETGLLTVTELLRHFASLYPHPRDIDEVIAAVGLEAKAKTRIAKLSGGQQRRVDVALGIVGRPELLFLDEPTTGFDPEARRQFWGLIRSLKAEGTTILLTTHYLDEAAQLADRAGVIAGGRLVDLGSIDEIGGAAARTPLVRWRDATGATHEVRTDEPGLRVASVVAELGREPDGLEVIRPTLEDIYLGLVQSVEPETTEEETLA, from the coding sequence ATGGACAACACACACACGGATGCCGCGGTGCGGATCCGCGGGCTCCGCAAGGTCTACGGCGAGGTGACCGCCGTCGACGATCTCGATCTCGACATCGCCCACGGCGAGACGTTCGCCCTGCTCGGCCCGAACGGCGCCGGCAAGTCGACCACGGTCGAGATCCTCGAGGGCTACCGCCTCCGAACCTCGGGCGAGGTGAGCGTGCTCGGCGTCGACCCGGCGCGCGGCGGTCTCGACTGGAAGTCGCGCATCGGCATCGTGCTGCAGACGAGCGGCGAGACCGGGCTCCTCACCGTCACCGAGCTGCTGCGGCACTTCGCCTCCCTCTACCCGCACCCGCGCGACATCGACGAGGTCATCGCCGCGGTCGGGCTCGAGGCGAAGGCGAAGACCCGCATCGCCAAACTCTCGGGCGGCCAGCAGCGCCGCGTCGACGTCGCGCTCGGCATCGTCGGGCGGCCCGAACTGCTCTTCCTCGACGAACCGACGACGGGCTTCGACCCCGAGGCGCGGCGGCAGTTCTGGGGGCTCATCCGCTCGCTGAAGGCCGAGGGCACGACGATCCTGCTCACCACGCACTACCTCGACGAGGCCGCACAGCTCGCCGATCGCGCCGGCGTCATCGCCGGCGGGCGGCTCGTCGACCTCGGCTCGATCGACGAGATCGGCGGCGCGGCCGCGCGCACTCCCCTCGTGCGCTGGCGGGATGCCACAGGAGCCACGCACGAAGTGCGCACCGACGAGCCGGGGCTGCGCGTGGCATCCGTCGTCGCCGAACTCGGCCGCGAACCCGACGGCCTCGAAGTGATCCGGCCGACGCTCGAAGACATCTACCTGGGGCTCGTGCAGAGCGTGGAGCCCGAGACGACTGAAGAGGAGACGCTCGCATGA
- a CDS encoding family 20 glycosylhydrolase: MDTTLHGRRRGALGALAASGLTILLLAGTLTNASPASAAVELPDVIPSIEGWTPAEGVFTVDADPAVVTDGTSERIDELAELFRDELAVDHPGTTLGSGAAASGDIELQLDASRDDLGTEGYELVVDDTITVTAAEPAGVLYGTRTVLQMLGQQSELPGGSLIDVPEYEERGVTVCACVINISPEFIDRLIEEMSFLKLNTLMLELKVKVDGYPETNTWSYYTKDDIRTLVEKAAAYGIEVIPEINSPGHMEIWLENLPELQLTNPTTGAKDEVRMDITKDESFEFYTDLIDEYAEVFTADSWHMGADEYMLGSGYANYPQIREFAEAKFGAGATEDDVVAWYINRIDEYVKSTGKELRIWNDGVMTTNQFEQVDPDIVVEHWNQAGSSVRPQQFLDWGHEVVNNSNSLYMVRGGYGVNSRGLYNSAWTPEVFYGQTVTSGTEQIRGARMSIWPDAGTPAEAENTTEARMFEPLRFVAQSTWSGTRPWATFDAFRAAMDTIGHTPLWESAERQPLPGGAFTVAGADGEGSLVIDAAGALALGDDAAQLSFAPTADGYYTVTAPDGRCLDLSRDGTMRLGVPVEIGIGAQFAACANTTLQKWQLRAVDGGYTVANAASQQFVSVSAGLVDVPVSHAAPKTVADGLVVQTPGDWGKTVWKITGDVAMHATPAAITAAPGDETAVTVTATNTSDADVTGATVRVAATPAGWSAEPGSIEVGDLAQGASVEAAFTLHNASAATGSGEFVFELVDDAGAVVARATAATNAICTTEQLTPSAIAAVSSQQTSGEPAPNGPAAAAIDGNPATYWHSQWSPTEAQYPHSIVVDLGAEQSVCGVWYTGRSSTGTGGANGRIANYEVYTSSTVATVDGAWGEPVVSGTFVDNADAQLAPFGPTTARYVKLVATSEVNGNPWATVGELAVAGPAVVVPEVQVDVVAETRCVGSKAYVTVKATNREDEPVSLEMTTAHGEKSFASVAAGKNAVHSFTTRLASVPAGTATVEVSATLNGAAVTSTLTAAYDARSCG; this comes from the coding sequence TTGGACACCACATTGCATGGCAGACGACGCGGTGCGCTCGGTGCGCTGGCCGCGTCGGGGCTCACCATCCTGCTCCTCGCAGGCACCCTGACGAACGCCTCACCGGCATCGGCGGCCGTCGAGCTGCCCGACGTCATCCCCTCCATCGAGGGCTGGACCCCGGCCGAGGGCGTGTTCACGGTCGACGCCGACCCCGCGGTCGTCACCGATGGCACGAGCGAGCGCATCGACGAGCTCGCCGAACTGTTCCGTGACGAGCTCGCGGTCGACCACCCGGGCACGACGCTCGGCTCGGGCGCTGCGGCATCCGGAGACATCGAGTTGCAGCTCGATGCGTCGCGCGACGACCTCGGCACCGAAGGCTACGAACTCGTGGTCGACGACACGATCACCGTCACCGCAGCCGAACCCGCAGGCGTGCTCTACGGCACCCGGACCGTGCTGCAGATGCTCGGCCAGCAGAGCGAACTGCCCGGCGGATCGCTCATCGACGTGCCCGAGTACGAGGAGCGCGGCGTCACGGTGTGCGCGTGCGTCATCAACATCTCGCCCGAGTTCATCGACCGGCTGATCGAGGAGATGTCGTTCCTCAAGCTCAACACCCTGATGCTCGAACTCAAGGTCAAGGTCGACGGGTACCCCGAGACGAACACCTGGTCGTACTACACGAAAGACGACATCCGCACCCTCGTCGAGAAGGCGGCGGCGTACGGCATCGAGGTGATCCCCGAGATCAACTCGCCCGGCCACATGGAGATCTGGCTCGAGAACCTGCCCGAGCTCCAGTTGACCAATCCCACGACCGGGGCGAAAGACGAAGTCCGCATGGACATCACCAAGGACGAGTCGTTCGAGTTCTACACCGACCTCATCGACGAGTACGCCGAGGTCTTCACCGCCGACAGCTGGCACATGGGCGCCGACGAGTACATGCTCGGCTCGGGCTACGCCAACTACCCGCAGATCCGCGAGTTCGCCGAGGCGAAGTTCGGTGCCGGGGCGACCGAAGACGACGTCGTCGCGTGGTACATCAACCGCATCGACGAGTACGTGAAGTCGACGGGCAAGGAGCTGCGCATCTGGAACGACGGCGTCATGACGACGAACCAGTTCGAGCAGGTCGACCCCGACATCGTGGTCGAGCACTGGAACCAGGCCGGCTCCTCGGTGCGGCCGCAGCAGTTCCTCGACTGGGGACACGAGGTCGTCAACAACTCGAACTCGCTCTACATGGTGCGCGGCGGCTACGGCGTGAACAGCCGCGGCCTCTACAACTCGGCGTGGACCCCCGAGGTCTTCTACGGTCAGACGGTCACGAGCGGCACCGAGCAGATTCGCGGCGCACGCATGAGCATCTGGCCGGATGCCGGAACCCCCGCCGAGGCCGAGAACACCACCGAGGCGCGCATGTTCGAACCGCTGCGCTTCGTCGCGCAGTCGACGTGGTCGGGCACTCGCCCGTGGGCGACGTTCGACGCGTTCCGAGCGGCGATGGACACCATCGGGCACACCCCGCTGTGGGAGAGCGCCGAGCGTCAGCCGCTTCCCGGCGGCGCCTTCACGGTGGCCGGCGCCGACGGCGAGGGATCACTGGTCATCGACGCTGCCGGTGCGCTCGCCCTCGGCGACGACGCCGCGCAGTTGTCGTTCGCGCCCACCGCAGACGGGTACTACACCGTCACCGCGCCCGACGGGCGCTGTCTCGACCTCTCACGCGACGGCACCATGCGTCTCGGCGTGCCGGTCGAGATCGGCATCGGCGCCCAGTTCGCCGCGTGCGCGAACACGACGCTGCAGAAGTGGCAGCTGCGCGCGGTCGACGGCGGCTACACCGTGGCGAACGCCGCGAGCCAGCAGTTCGTCTCGGTCTCGGCCGGCCTGGTCGACGTGCCCGTCTCGCACGCGGCGCCGAAGACGGTCGCCGACGGGCTCGTCGTGCAGACACCCGGTGACTGGGGCAAGACGGTGTGGAAGATCACGGGCGATGTCGCGATGCACGCCACCCCGGCCGCGATCACGGCGGCGCCGGGCGACGAGACCGCCGTCACCGTGACAGCGACGAACACGTCCGATGCGGATGTCACCGGTGCCACGGTGCGCGTCGCGGCGACGCCGGCCGGCTGGTCGGCCGAGCCCGGCTCGATCGAGGTCGGCGACCTCGCGCAGGGCGCGAGCGTCGAGGCGGCGTTCACCCTGCACAACGCATCCGCGGCGACGGGATCGGGCGAGTTCGTCTTCGAACTCGTCGACGACGCGGGAGCGGTCGTGGCGCGGGCGACGGCGGCGACGAACGCGATCTGCACCACCGAGCAGCTCACTCCGAGCGCGATCGCCGCGGTCTCGAGCCAGCAGACGTCGGGCGAGCCCGCCCCGAACGGTCCGGCGGCCGCCGCGATCGACGGCAACCCCGCCACCTACTGGCACTCGCAGTGGTCGCCGACCGAGGCGCAGTACCCTCACTCGATCGTCGTCGACCTCGGCGCCGAACAGTCGGTGTGCGGCGTCTGGTACACGGGCCGGTCGAGCACCGGCACCGGCGGGGCCAACGGTCGTATCGCGAACTACGAGGTCTACACCTCGTCGACGGTCGCGACTGTCGACGGCGCGTGGGGCGAGCCGGTGGTGAGCGGCACCTTCGTCGACAACGCGGACGCGCAGCTCGCTCCCTTCGGACCGACGACGGCGCGATACGTCAAGCTCGTCGCGACGAGCGAGGTGAACGGGAACCCGTGGGCGACCGTCGGCGAGCTCGCCGTTGCGGGGCCTGCGGTGGTCGTGCCGGAGGTACAGGTCGATGTCGTGGCCGAGACGCGATGCGTCGGCTCGAAGGCATACGTCACCGTCAAGGCGACGAACCGCGAAGACGAGCCGGTCTCGCTCGAGATGACCACCGCGCACGGTGAGAAGTCGTTCGCGAGCGTGGCGGCGGGCAAGAACGCGGTGCACTCGTTCACGACGCGCCTGGCGAGCGTGCCGGCGGGAACGGCCACCGTCGAGGTGAGCGCGACGCTCAACGGGGCTGCGGTCACCTCGACCCTCACCGCGGCCTACGACGCACGCTCCTGCGGCTGA